A single region of the Procambarus clarkii isolate CNS0578487 chromosome 59, FALCON_Pclarkii_2.0, whole genome shotgun sequence genome encodes:
- the LOC123768206 gene encoding glutamate receptor ionotropic, kainate 2, with protein sequence MNTCSGVVAVVVLVMVVVQVKSQAAAARDPPSPTNVRRLLGRKKHTLALESHADGRVVMTDPMPLVLAEVVRNLGGDERGPCGVLLYYDLKTVPPEDLDIFRTALDVPVTLVDVSKLKFSLITKTRRRVPLIDLLSNRTDNRCRILVAWSLSTYQRALLVMAEGEPGVLGSRDTLVLPVTDQRLDRFIPRLRRRILVKRREPRGVRGRRDLNLTKFLVEGACEVCERYLLTRLGEWRHPEGWVWGGAMHYGQDLSGGTLTVAYTPSVPNIFLVEGDGVQRLDGIELRLLEYAAKALNFSYRLIGPEDSVGAVNKTWAGKVSEVVSGRADIAVGGLVYTEERASVAEYTILFNNELWGIVCPLSARLPVWPYIMFPFRTESAPSVFILLVMLHVMVYLVGTVMGAQAPQGPRDPWAESVFRVVHVGISMYLRFMACLYFWNIYYCFIKPKYEPPVDTSAALLQSGYNWGVVSGTTVPSILSFSRHDDHRQLVSNAEQLSSINEGFQRLRKESLCLVGVPKRYAFATIAMRHTTKCGEPGLQVSTEDLNSVLGGWILARGSPLTSYINSIILRLQSFGLLDHWRKEMHEFLITRAPRDLPCLNPPPAALTMLDLRLALFLLVGGWGLAVFVFIGEQFAYNFLKMTGAPVEHRDSDIPAQTEAPSNNEEPGSLRGWLADILYPEPSINISAKEAAFRKQLNSILRDIWGFDTR encoded by the coding sequence atgaataCTTGTTccggtgtggtggcggtggtggtgttagtgatggtggtggtacaggtgaagAGCCAGGCTGCCGCCGCCAGGGACCCGCCCTCCCCCACCAACGTACGACGACTGCTAGGACGTAAAAAGCACACCCTTGCCTTGGAGAGCCACGCTGATGGGAGGGTGGTGATGACAGATCCCATGCCTCTTGTGCTGGCCGAGGTAGTGCGGAATCTAGGAGGTGACGAGCGTGGTCCTTGTGGCGTCCTGCTCTACTACGACCTGAAGACGGTGCCTCCCGAAGATTTGGATATTTTCCGCACTGCTCTGGACGTCCCCGTCACACTGGTAGATGTGAGCAAGCTTAAATTTTCGCTTATCACTAAAACACGACGCCGGGTGCCGCTCATCGACCTTCTCTCAAACCGGACAGACAACCGCTGCCGGATACTTGTGGCTTGGTCGTTAAGCACCTACCAGCGCGCCCTCCTTGTGATGGCTGAGGGAGAGCCTGGTGTTCTGGGTTCCAGAGACACCCTGGTCTTACCTGTCACAGACCAGCGCCTGGACCGTTTCATCCCGCGACTACGACGGCGCATCCTAGTGAAGAGGCGGGAACCACGCGGCGTGCGCGGACGCCGGGACCTTAATCTCACCAAGTTCCTGGTGGAAGGAGCTTGTGAAGTGTGTGAGCGTTACTTGTTGACCCGTCTGGGGGAGTGGCGACATCCTGAGGGGTGGGTATGGGGAGGAGCCATGCACTATGGTCAGGATCTGTCTGGGGGCACCCTAACGGTGGCTTACACTCCCTCTGTACCCAACATATTTCTAGTGGAAGGAGATGGTGTTCAGAGACTCGACGGCATCGAGTTGCGACTGTTGGAGTATGCGGCTAAAGCTCTTAACTTCAGCTATCGCTTAATTGGACCTGAAGATAGTGTGGGAGCTGTGAACAAGACGTGGGCGGGGAAGGTGAGCGAGGTGGTGAGTGGGCGGGCAGACATAGCTGTTGGTGGATTAGTGTACACCGAGGAACGAGCTTCTGTTGCCGAATATACCATTTTGTTTAATAACGAGTTGTGGGGCATCGTGTGCCCCTTGTCGGCtcgcctgccagtgtggccctacATCATGTTCCCCTTCAGGACTGAGTCAGCACCCTCAGTGTTCATCCTACTGGTAATGCTTCACGTGATGGTTTACCTGGTGGGGACGGTGATGGGGGCACAAGCGCCTCAAGGGCCAAGGGACCCTTGGGCAGAGTCCGTATTCAGAGTTGTACATGTTGGTATATCCATGTATCTTCGCTTCATGGCCTGCTTATACTTCTGGAACATATATTACTGCTTCATCAAACCCAAGTACGAGCCGCCAGTGGACACATCGGCTGCTCTTCTACAGTCAGGTTATAACTGGGGCGTGGTATCTGGCACCACTGTCCCCagcattctctcattctctcgacACGATGACCACAGGCAACTTGTAAGCAATGCTGAACAACTCTCATCCATAAACGAAGGGTTTCAGCGCCTCCGCAAAGAAAGCCTGTGCCTGGTCGGGGTACCTAAGAGGTACGCATTTGCCACCATAGCCATGCGACATACAACGAAGTGCGGAGAACCCGGCTTGCAAGTCAGCACAGAGGACCTCAACTCTGTACTCGGTGGATGGATACTGGCTCGAGGATCCCCACTTACTTCCTACATAAATTCCATCATCTTACGCCTACAGAGCTTCGGCCTCCTGGATCACTGGCGGAAGGAAATGCACGAGTTTCTCATCACTCGAGCCCCTAGAGACCTGCCTTGTCTCAACCCTCCTCCTGCAGCTCTCACAATGTTGGATCTGCGGCTCGCTCTCTTTTTACTCGTGGGTGGCTGGGGTTTGGCCGTGTTCGTTTTCATAGGTGAACAATTTGCCTATAACTTCTTGAAGATGACTGGTGCGCCGGTTGAGCACCGCGACTCAGATATTCCCGCCCAAACTGAAGCGCCGTCTAACAACGAGGAACCCGGGAGTTTACGTGGGTGGCTCGCTGATATTTTGTATCCAGAACCTTCTATTAATATAAGTGCAAAAGAAGCAGCTTTTCGAAAACAGCTGAATTCTATCCTTAGAGATATTTGGGGTTTCGATACGAGATGA